The nucleotide sequence TCGCAGTATCGAGTGCCGTTCCCCTGCTGGAGCGCGATCGCCCCCCTAAGCAAAGCGACTGAGAATGCCTACCACCACCACAAACACTGCCCATACAGCGGAGCCCAGCAGAATAATGCCGTTCCCCTTGGACGACTCAGTAGCAGAGCTGTACAGTACCGGTACCGCCACTACCAATAGAAAGCTGTAGAGTACGAGACCCAATAAAGAGAGTTGAAAAATACTGAGGACCACAGCAATTGAACACGATTAGCTCTTGCACAGACTGCTCCGATAAAGTGAAAGCCCTATTGGTTTAGGCTAAAATCTTGAGAAGTAGCTACTTTAGCTCTGAAAGGTACAATAAACTTGTAAGCCTTAGCCATCCTACAACTCGATCGAGCGAGTAGTTTTCTACGCTCTAGACATAGAGTGACTGCAGTCTGCTTTCTAAGCGAGATAGAGGCGATCGCAATCTTCGCAATGCGATCGTGACCCCAGAAGCCCGAAGGACTCAACTGATGAGCATTGAGGAACTCCTT is from Synechococcus sp. PCC 7336 and encodes:
- the psbZ gene encoding photosystem II reaction center protein PsbZ, encoding MVLSIFQLSLLGLVLYSFLLVVAVPVLYSSATESSKGNGIILLGSAVWAVFVVVVGILSRFA